Proteins encoded within one genomic window of uncultured Desulfobacter sp.:
- a CDS encoding ABC transporter permease: protein MKSNKTAVSGSVISYLVTVWVIITLNFLLPRMMPGDPFVHLSGDEGEDLPEFTEAQKTFYMEQYGFDDPLPVQYARYIVKLAHGDLGKSVYFNSSVAGILARRLAWTLGLVIAAVTLSTIIGTFLGVVSAALRHQWADRLLFVGLILISEIPAFLTGLVILFIFAAALDLFPLSGAMSHFTGQMTIMEKVGDIAKHAALPAATLTLARLGGVYLLARNSLVTVLEKDFMVTARAKGLTKIRIFWRHALRNALLPIVTRVFMSLGGLVGGAILVENVFNYPGLGKLLRESVMIQDYPLIQGIFLLVTLAVLSANFMADIVYRRLDPRVGEQAPIKGQRLVKV, encoded by the coding sequence ATGAAATCAAATAAAACAGCCGTATCCGGCAGCGTGATTTCATACCTGGTTACGGTATGGGTGATTATTACCCTGAACTTTCTGTTGCCGAGAATGATGCCGGGCGACCCATTTGTTCATCTGTCCGGGGATGAAGGTGAAGACCTGCCGGAATTCACCGAGGCCCAGAAGACATTTTATATGGAACAGTATGGATTTGATGATCCCTTACCAGTCCAGTATGCCCGATATATCGTTAAGCTTGCCCACGGGGATCTTGGGAAATCGGTCTATTTTAACAGCTCCGTGGCAGGGATTCTTGCCCGGCGGTTAGCCTGGACCCTGGGCCTTGTGATCGCAGCCGTAACGCTTTCCACGATCATCGGCACATTTCTGGGCGTGGTGTCGGCGGCCTTGCGACATCAATGGGCCGACCGCCTTTTATTTGTCGGCCTGATCCTTATTTCCGAAATTCCGGCCTTTCTTACGGGGCTGGTGATTCTTTTTATCTTTGCCGCTGCCCTGGACCTGTTTCCCTTGTCGGGGGCCATGTCTCATTTCACAGGCCAAATGACGATAATGGAAAAAGTGGGCGACATTGCAAAGCATGCGGCGTTGCCCGCGGCAACGCTGACACTGGCCCGTCTGGGCGGCGTTTATCTTCTGGCCAGAAACAGCCTTGTAACCGTTCTGGAAAAGGATTTCATGGTCACGGCCCGGGCCAAGGGGCTGACAAAAATCAGGATATTTTGGCGCCATGCCCTGCGCAACGCCCTGCTGCCCATTGTCACCCGGGTGTTTATGAGCCTTGGGGGGCTGGTGGGCGGGGCCATCCTGGTGGAAAATGTATTCAACTATCCGGGATTAGGCAAGCTGCTGCGTGAATCGGTCATGATCCAGGACTATCCGTTGATCCAGGGCATATTCCTTTTGGTGACCCTGGCGGTTTTATCCGCCAATTTTATGGCAGACATTGTCTACCGTCGGCTGGACCCCAGGGTGGGCGAACAAGCACCGATCAAGGGACAACGGCTGGTGAAAGTATGA
- a CDS encoding ABC transporter permease, whose product MNVAFLPRLFSRMTPSGRAGAFVLTAVIFLALAAPLVCSHSHQQMSGPALIPPGPEHIMGTDELGVDLWAQICHGARISLIVGIGTALAAGLGGGIAGIVSGYTGGITDMVIMRMVDVFLVLPDLPVMIVLAAFFGPSLISIVLVLSCFSWVHTARIVRSRVLALKQRQYIRAAELNGASAFYLIRRHFLPEVFPLAAVSMIRLTGRAIVAEAGLSFLGLGDPASGSWGLILHHATSFAGIYYTRFWQWWMLFPWLALTLMVVSLALVSRDMEKIADPRLGKRS is encoded by the coding sequence ATGAATGTTGCTTTTTTGCCCAGGCTTTTTTCCCGGATGACCCCTTCGGGCCGTGCCGGCGCTTTTGTTCTGACGGCCGTCATCTTCCTGGCCCTGGCAGCGCCACTGGTCTGTTCCCATTCTCACCAACAGATGTCGGGTCCGGCCCTAATTCCGCCTGGCCCGGAACATATCATGGGGACGGACGAACTGGGGGTCGATCTGTGGGCCCAGATCTGCCACGGCGCAAGAATCAGCCTGATTGTAGGCATCGGCACGGCACTGGCCGCAGGATTGGGCGGGGGCATTGCAGGGATTGTGTCCGGATATACCGGCGGCATTACCGACATGGTCATCATGCGCATGGTGGACGTTTTCCTGGTGCTGCCGGACCTGCCGGTGATGATTGTGCTGGCCGCCTTTTTCGGACCCAGCCTGATCTCCATCGTCCTGGTGCTCTCCTGTTTTTCATGGGTTCATACGGCCAGAATTGTTCGGTCCAGGGTGCTGGCCTTAAAACAGCGGCAGTACATCCGGGCCGCCGAGCTGAACGGTGCATCCGCATTTTACCTGATCCGCCGCCATTTTCTGCCCGAGGTGTTTCCCCTGGCCGCCGTGAGCATGATCCGGCTCACCGGCCGGGCCATTGTGGCCGAGGCAGGGCTCTCCTTTTTAGGGTTGGGTGATCCCGCCTCCGGGTCATGGGGACTGATCCTTCACCATGCCACCTCTTTTGCCGGCATCTATTATACCCGGTTCTGGCAATGGTGGATGCTGTTTCCCTGGCTTGCCCTGACCCTAATGGTGGTCAGCCTGGCTTTGGTCAGCCGGGACATGGAAAAAATTGCAGATCCCCGGTTGGGAAAAAGGAGTTAA